In one window of Bernardetia sp. DNA:
- a CDS encoding two-component regulator propeller domain-containing protein, with translation MCVGISVYAQKVNKHAPFDPNKQLSQFLIDIWDSEKGLPSSSLLQLIQTKDGYLWISSYDGLLRFDGNSFDSYNKNTNDVFKTNNVNRLKESKDSTLWIGTQGSGLLSYKNGAFQSHGLESEYIEAVHITDNGDSIYVGTRGGGMFVYDVNKKKFTPIFTKELSSESIYDILEYPRGKFWLATLKQGVLTLEENRLRQVPSEIENVRISKLYQDEQKRVWVGTYSGILRYDNDTLVKQLPELSEDRIHDMKFDPAGNFWIVTRNNIYRRNVLTEKLELLTTETGEAFDDVRAICLDQEEDLWIPTARHGLCRLRDGKFINYTVREGLSYPAINSVGVYDTTEVLVGTSSGTIHRINPEENKVYDYPIKTNLNGQEVFNIRQDKTGTVWVVTYGGLLKKEHNGNEKLYTRKDGLPTDILRLTYEDLKGRFWIGTRGEGLVQYKKDEKTGKEVFEKIGLKRGFTPDFVMTIAEDNDGNLLVGTNNGGLAIENGSTFDLFTIDNGLPTNLIFNIHCDKQNVVWLATNAGLVRWKDKKAFVFDASSGLPNETIFDIVEDDKGYFWFSSNRGVLRVRKNELNALANGEKIRLNWTQYDKDDGMRSEQCKGATQSLLSPQGIIWIPTNNGVLHIDPDFLPINSRRPPVYVQKVLLDDDLFLEPVKVIVKPNQQRLIIDFTALSFRAPEKVKFKYKLEGFDKDWIVGKDNKREAVYTNLPNGTYNFQVIAANNDGVWNNEGANVTVVVQPHIYETPWFIGIVILLIGGSIWGVVTARTKQMQARAKELEEMVKLRTVELRSSNEELLTQQQVVDERNKIIEEQNRNIISSINYAKRIQVAMLPTSEKIKEILPQSFILFLPRDIVSGDFYWMEEQSDKVVVATADCTGHGVPGAFMSLIGNDMLNKVILDYSISQSNLILDVLNEEVSNILKQRETENRDGMDMNIWVWDKKNNSVEFAGAKNPLIYIKNGELHEIKADKVSIGGNYNEKKVVKYTRHTIKIDSPTVLYTFSDGFQDQFGGENNKKFMKKQLKNLLLKIHQLPMEKQYEILETTFQEWRGEYTQIDDVLIIGARLDKV, from the coding sequence TTGTGTGTTGGAATATCTGTATATGCTCAAAAAGTAAATAAACACGCCCCATTTGACCCAAACAAACAGCTTTCTCAGTTTTTGATAGATATTTGGGATAGTGAAAAAGGGCTTCCTTCTAGCTCATTACTCCAACTTATTCAAACAAAAGACGGATACTTGTGGATAAGTAGTTACGATGGACTTTTGCGTTTTGATGGAAATAGTTTTGATAGTTACAATAAAAATACAAATGATGTATTCAAGACAAATAATGTCAATAGACTGAAAGAATCAAAGGATAGCACACTTTGGATTGGAACACAAGGAAGTGGTTTATTGAGCTACAAAAATGGTGCATTTCAATCTCATGGTTTAGAAAGTGAGTATATTGAAGCTGTCCATATTACAGATAATGGCGATTCTATTTATGTAGGTACTAGAGGAGGGGGAATGTTTGTATATGATGTAAACAAGAAAAAATTTACCCCTATTTTTACAAAAGAGTTATCTTCTGAGTCTATCTATGATATTTTAGAATATCCTAGAGGCAAATTTTGGTTAGCTACTCTCAAACAAGGTGTTTTGACTTTAGAAGAAAATAGGTTGCGCCAAGTACCCTCAGAGATAGAAAATGTCCGTATATCTAAACTATATCAAGATGAACAAAAAAGAGTTTGGGTAGGAACATATAGTGGTATATTGAGATATGATAATGATACCTTAGTAAAACAACTGCCAGAACTGTCAGAGGATAGAATTCATGATATGAAATTTGATCCAGCAGGAAACTTTTGGATAGTTACTCGTAATAATATTTATCGTCGTAATGTCTTGACAGAAAAATTGGAACTCCTCACTACAGAAACAGGAGAGGCGTTTGACGATGTACGTGCTATATGTTTAGACCAAGAGGAAGATTTATGGATTCCGACTGCCCGACACGGACTTTGCCGTTTGCGTGATGGAAAATTTATTAACTATACTGTTCGTGAGGGACTCTCATACCCTGCTATAAATTCAGTAGGTGTGTATGATACTACAGAAGTTTTGGTAGGTACAAGTAGTGGAACAATCCATCGTATAAATCCTGAAGAGAATAAAGTCTATGATTATCCAATCAAAACAAACCTCAATGGGCAAGAAGTTTTTAACATACGACAAGACAAAACAGGCACAGTTTGGGTAGTTACCTATGGTGGACTACTAAAAAAAGAGCATAATGGCAATGAAAAATTATATACTAGAAAGGATGGATTGCCAACAGATATATTACGACTTACCTATGAAGATTTGAAAGGACGTTTTTGGATAGGAACAAGAGGAGAAGGCTTAGTACAATACAAAAAAGATGAAAAAACAGGAAAAGAAGTTTTTGAGAAAATAGGCTTAAAAAGAGGTTTTACTCCAGACTTCGTAATGACAATAGCAGAAGATAATGATGGTAATCTATTAGTAGGAACAAACAATGGAGGACTAGCCATAGAAAATGGGAGTACATTTGATTTGTTTACCATAGACAACGGTCTGCCTACCAATCTAATTTTTAATATTCATTGTGATAAACAAAACGTAGTGTGGTTGGCGACAAATGCTGGTTTAGTACGTTGGAAAGATAAAAAAGCCTTTGTATTTGATGCTTCTTCTGGACTTCCTAACGAAACTATTTTTGATATTGTAGAAGATGATAAAGGCTATTTCTGGTTTTCTTCAAACAGAGGAGTATTGCGTGTAAGAAAAAATGAACTCAATGCTTTAGCCAATGGTGAGAAAATTCGATTAAATTGGACACAATATGATAAAGACGATGGAATGCGTTCAGAACAGTGCAAGGGAGCAACACAATCTCTACTATCTCCACAAGGAATTATATGGATTCCAACCAATAATGGAGTTTTACATATAGACCCAGATTTTTTACCTATCAACTCTCGTCGTCCTCCTGTATATGTTCAGAAAGTTTTGCTAGACGATGATTTGTTTTTAGAACCTGTAAAAGTGATTGTTAAGCCCAACCAGCAGCGTCTTATCATTGATTTTACAGCACTTAGCTTTCGTGCGCCTGAAAAAGTCAAATTCAAATATAAGTTAGAAGGTTTTGATAAAGATTGGATAGTGGGAAAGGATAACAAAAGAGAAGCTGTATATACAAATTTACCCAACGGTACATACAATTTCCAAGTTATTGCTGCTAATAATGATGGGGTTTGGAACAATGAAGGAGCAAACGTAACCGTAGTAGTTCAACCTCATATTTACGAAACACCTTGGTTTATTGGCATTGTTATTCTCTTAATAGGAGGTTCTATTTGGGGAGTTGTAACTGCAAGAACAAAACAAATGCAAGCAAGAGCAAAAGAATTAGAGGAAATGGTAAAGTTGCGTACTGTTGAACTTCGCTCTTCCAATGAAGAACTGCTTACACAACAACAAGTAGTGGATGAAAGAAATAAAATTATTGAAGAGCAAAATCGAAATATAATTTCTAGCATAAATTATGCTAAGCGTATTCAAGTGGCAATGCTTCCAACGTCAGAAAAAATTAAGGAAATTCTGCCTCAATCTTTTATTCTTTTCCTTCCAAGAGATATAGTTTCTGGAGACTTTTATTGGATGGAAGAGCAAAGTGATAAAGTGGTGGTAGCAACAGCAGATTGTACTGGACATGGAGTTCCAGGGGCTTTTATGTCGCTGATAGGAAATGACATGCTCAACAAAGTAATCTTAGACTATTCTATTTCGCAATCTAATTTGATTTTAGATGTCCTCAATGAAGAAGTAAGTAATATCTTAAAACAGAGAGAAACTGAAAATCGTGATGGAATGGATATGAATATATGGGTTTGGGATAAGAAAAATAATAGTGTAGAGTTTGCTGGGGCAAAAAATCCATTAATTTATATCAAGAATGGAGAATTGCACGAAATAAAAGCAGATAAAGTGTCTATTGGTGGAAACTACAATGAAAAGAAGGTAGTAAAATACACAAGACACACTATCAAAATTGATTCGCCAACGGTCTTATATACTTTCTCTGATGGCTTTCAAGACCAATTTGGAGGAGAGAATAATAAAAAGTTTATGAAAAAACAACTCAAAAACTTACTCTTAAAAATTCATCAGCTTCCTATGGAAAAGCAGTATGAAATATTGGAAACTACATTCCAAGAGTGGAGAGGAGAGTACACACAGATAGATGATGTTTTGATAATAGGAGCAAGATTAGATAAAGTCTAA
- a CDS encoding PAS domain S-box protein codes for MPHTSPFFELSTEALCILDTENSILHANAAMEKFTKKEREEIIDKNLIKEISDRFDDSGLGLAQQIKKAREQIDTNIAESYILVNQKVESSDKKEYLISLMANKEQEVYVAITYINTFSNDIANENIRNTQLNVILSTILDGILIINAKGRITLVNPAAEAIFGYQENELLGKSIEILLSDQPIPTKITELITKASANMKVIHNIELIAKHKNGHNFPLSFSLNETYFEEASTVYIVLVRDLKKSKEAQNKLIDSQNFGESIFQSAKIGLAVINEWGYFVNVNKQYALMTGYTPEELIGKVYSIIVPDFELEDAIYTIKQARRGNTNTKELWKLQQKDTSLIDIELHINDFYNRRGEQFFILSSEDVTEKQRVEKDLRNTKELLEGIFQSLDNVFWSYDVKKEKLLTISAAVEKIYDVSQQELKKDPNIWLKRVHKEDIEAVKEARTKARQGQSISYEYRIIDTKGNVRWIQTDVKVTLGEDKKPIRIEGVDTEITQRISANQELDSTKRMLQFILDALPDGVIFTNPNLEIEWVNPAIKGLLGYSEREFRGRVFSSLFEEKSFFLVSDHFDIMEKTSIFEIALKAKNGALIYSETISTPVYNSEKSIIGYLYVLRDIREKKIFEEEKAQIMRSLTQFKRTLDVTKDSVFMFDADSHLFIYANKGATEAVGYTFEELRKMRFIDLMADIHPKDFQQLTSYVINNTNHQINLDTNFLHKSGAKFPVALLLQYVDLDDGRNRFVAIVRDISERKITEQLLKESELKFRSTFEQAGIGIAHLGIDLSWAAFNVHFCKMTGYSQNELSVRKLREITHPKDLPRDIMQLRRVLNGESEGYSMRTRYIHKNGDTIWLNLSLSLVKDDEKKPTFIVMFVENISDQVEAEEMLRQTLEELKVSNYELDQFVYKASHDLRSPLTSILGLLNIAEIDKENALSHIKMIRGRIHKLDEFVQSIINYSQTSNLETKYEPLRIEYIIHKNIADLDFLPYSNEIKFKIDSKHKGAIYTDSLRLNVILRNLLSNAIKFSDRTKKVSVILIETDLREDNTFVLSITDNGVGIDKEYQERIFDMFYRGNERSDGNGLGLYIVRQAVEKLGGTLKFASQLGKGSSFMVTLPNYSPKTEEELGKLFIPHKTKITKPNRDN; via the coding sequence ATGCCCCACACAAGTCCTTTTTTTGAATTATCTACAGAAGCATTGTGCATACTAGACACTGAAAATAGTATTTTGCACGCCAATGCTGCTATGGAGAAGTTCACAAAAAAAGAACGAGAAGAGATCATTGACAAAAATTTAATTAAAGAAATTAGTGATAGATTTGATGATAGTGGCTTAGGTTTAGCACAGCAAATAAAAAAAGCTCGTGAGCAAATAGATACAAATATAGCTGAGTCGTATATTTTAGTAAATCAGAAAGTAGAGAGTAGTGATAAAAAAGAATATTTAATTAGCCTAATGGCTAATAAAGAACAAGAAGTGTATGTTGCAATTACTTATATAAATACATTTTCTAATGATATAGCCAATGAAAATATAAGAAACACACAGCTAAATGTTATTCTGTCCACAATTCTTGATGGAATACTTATCATTAATGCAAAAGGTCGTATAACATTAGTCAATCCTGCTGCTGAAGCTATATTTGGTTATCAAGAAAACGAATTACTTGGCAAGTCAATAGAAATATTATTGTCTGACCAACCTATACCTACAAAAATTACAGAGCTGATAACAAAAGCATCAGCGAATATGAAAGTAATTCATAATATTGAACTGATAGCGAAACATAAGAATGGACACAACTTTCCTTTAAGTTTTTCTTTGAATGAGACTTATTTTGAAGAAGCAAGTACTGTATATATTGTATTGGTAAGAGACCTTAAAAAATCAAAAGAGGCACAAAACAAGCTCATTGATAGCCAAAACTTTGGGGAATCTATCTTCCAATCTGCTAAAATTGGTCTAGCTGTTATCAACGAATGGGGATATTTTGTAAATGTAAATAAGCAATATGCTCTCATGACAGGCTACACACCAGAAGAACTTATTGGCAAGGTTTATTCTATTATTGTTCCAGATTTTGAATTAGAAGATGCTATCTACACCATTAAGCAAGCAAGAAGAGGAAATACCAACACAAAAGAACTATGGAAATTACAGCAAAAAGATACTTCTCTTATTGATATAGAACTTCATATCAACGATTTCTATAACCGTCGTGGTGAACAGTTTTTTATTCTTTCTTCAGAAGATGTTACTGAAAAGCAGAGAGTAGAAAAAGATTTACGTAATACAAAAGAGCTATTGGAAGGCATATTCCAGTCTTTAGATAATGTTTTTTGGTCGTATGATGTCAAGAAAGAAAAATTACTTACTATTTCTGCTGCTGTTGAAAAAATATATGATGTATCACAGCAAGAGCTAAAAAAAGATCCCAATATTTGGCTTAAAAGAGTACACAAGGAAGATATAGAAGCTGTTAAAGAAGCTCGCACCAAAGCAAGACAGGGGCAGAGTATTTCTTATGAGTATCGTATCATTGATACAAAGGGTAATGTACGATGGATTCAGACCGATGTTAAGGTAACATTAGGAGAAGACAAAAAACCAATTCGTATAGAAGGAGTAGATACTGAAATTACACAACGGATTTCTGCCAATCAAGAACTGGACAGTACTAAGCGAATGTTGCAGTTTATATTAGATGCTCTTCCAGATGGTGTAATATTTACCAATCCCAATTTGGAAATAGAATGGGTAAATCCTGCCATAAAAGGTTTATTAGGCTATAGTGAAAGAGAGTTTAGGGGAAGAGTTTTTTCTTCACTATTTGAAGAGAAAAGTTTTTTTCTTGTTTCTGACCATTTCGATATTATGGAGAAAACCTCTATTTTCGAAATTGCTCTAAAGGCAAAGAATGGCGCACTGATTTATTCAGAAACGATTTCTACTCCTGTATATAATTCAGAGAAGTCAATTATTGGATATTTGTATGTACTAAGAGACATTAGAGAAAAGAAGATATTTGAAGAAGAGAAGGCTCAAATTATGCGCTCACTCACTCAGTTCAAACGAACCTTAGATGTTACAAAAGATAGCGTGTTTATGTTTGATGCTGATTCTCATTTATTTATTTATGCCAATAAAGGAGCTACCGAAGCAGTGGGTTATACCTTTGAAGAACTGCGTAAGATGAGGTTCATTGATTTGATGGCTGATATACATCCAAAAGATTTTCAACAACTAACCTCCTATGTCATCAACAACACAAACCATCAAATCAACTTAGATACTAATTTTTTACATAAAAGTGGTGCTAAGTTTCCAGTGGCACTCTTGTTACAATATGTAGATTTAGATGATGGGAGAAATCGTTTTGTAGCGATTGTAAGGGATATTAGTGAAAGAAAAATTACAGAACAACTTCTCAAAGAGAGTGAATTAAAATTTCGTTCTACCTTCGAACAAGCAGGAATAGGTATTGCTCACTTAGGAATAGATTTGTCTTGGGCAGCTTTTAACGTACACTTTTGTAAGATGACAGGCTATTCTCAAAATGAACTAAGTGTAAGAAAACTAAGAGAGATTACACATCCGAAAGATTTACCTAGAGATATTATGCAACTACGACGTGTTTTGAATGGAGAAAGTGAGGGCTACTCTATGCGAACCCGTTATATTCATAAAAATGGAGATACAATTTGGCTTAACCTTTCTCTTTCATTGGTAAAAGATGATGAGAAAAAACCAACCTTTATAGTAATGTTTGTAGAGAATATTTCCGACCAAGTAGAGGCAGAAGAAATGCTCCGACAGACACTAGAGGAACTCAAAGTTAGTAATTATGAATTAGACCAATTTGTCTATAAGGCTTCTCACGATTTGCGCTCTCCACTTACTTCTATTCTAGGGTTGCTCAATATCGCTGAGATTGACAAGGAAAATGCCCTTTCTCATATCAAAATGATTAGAGGAAGAATTCATAAGTTAGATGAGTTTGTGCAGTCTATTATCAACTACTCACAGACAAGCAATTTAGAAACAAAATATGAACCTCTAAGGATAGAGTATATTATTCATAAAAATATTGCTGACCTAGATTTTTTACCTTACTCTAACGAAATTAAGTTTAAAATTGATTCTAAACATAAAGGAGCAATTTATACAGATAGTTTGAGGCTCAATGTCATTTTAAGAAATTTACTCTCCAATGCTATCAAGTTTTCAGACCGAACTAAGAAAGTATCAGTAATACTTATAGAAACTGATTTGAGAGAGGATAATACTTTTGTGTTGAGCATTACAGACAACGGCGTAGGGATAGATAAGGAGTATCAAGAGCGAATTTTTGATATGTTTTATCGTGGTAATGAAAGGTCAGATGGAAATGGATTAGGGCTTTATATTGTCCGTCAAGCTGTAGAAAAATTGGGAGGTACATTGAAGTTTGCTAGTCAGCTTGGAAAAGGCTCTTCTTTTATGGTAACTTTGCCCAATTATTCTCCCAAAACGGAAGAAGAACTAGGAAAGCTATTTATTCCTCACAAAACAAAAATAACAAAACCGAATAGAGATAATTAG
- the miaA gene encoding tRNA (adenosine(37)-N6)-dimethylallyltransferase MiaA, with product MKKLLVIAGATAVGKTALCIHLAAHFDTEVISADSRQFYKEMSIGTAKPTAQEMIFVDENNDKKVIQHHFIDSHSIHHSISAGQFEKQALPLIQNLFKTRNKKNDVLILTGGSGLFIQAICDGFDEMPTIPKEIRKQLNQELEQKGLEILVSELQEKDAEYAKEADLHNPQRVIRALEIIRSTGKTFSEFRKQNAQNSEKRKQERTKELGFEIIKIVLDRPREELYARINQRVLQMIEMGLVEEVTKLKPHENLLPLKTVGYQEIFDYLDGKWDLETAISMIQQNTRRFAKRQLTWFRKDKDFIWIDVSKTDAKEKIIALIEG from the coding sequence TTGAAAAAATTACTTGTTATAGCAGGGGCAACAGCTGTAGGCAAAACAGCCTTATGTATCCATCTAGCAGCCCATTTTGATACCGAAGTCATATCAGCAGACTCCCGACAGTTTTATAAAGAAATGAGCATTGGAACGGCAAAACCAACTGCTCAAGAAATGATTTTTGTAGATGAAAATAATGATAAAAAAGTCATACAACATCATTTCATAGATTCTCATTCTATCCACCACTCAATTTCAGCAGGGCAGTTTGAAAAGCAGGCTCTACCACTGATACAAAATCTCTTTAAAACTAGAAATAAAAAAAATGATGTTCTTATCCTAACAGGAGGGTCAGGACTTTTTATTCAAGCCATTTGTGATGGATTCGATGAAATGCCTACTATTCCTAAAGAAATCAGAAAGCAGTTAAATCAAGAGTTGGAGCAGAAAGGCTTAGAGATTCTAGTTTCTGAATTACAAGAAAAAGATGCAGAATATGCAAAAGAAGCAGATTTACATAATCCTCAACGAGTAATTAGGGCATTAGAAATTATCAGAAGCACAGGAAAAACATTTTCAGAATTTAGAAAACAAAATGCTCAAAATAGTGAGAAAAGAAAGCAAGAGAGAACAAAAGAGTTAGGTTTTGAGATTATAAAAATTGTCTTAGACAGACCAAGAGAAGAACTCTATGCAAGAATAAATCAGCGAGTATTGCAAATGATAGAAATGGGTTTGGTAGAAGAAGTAACAAAACTTAAACCACATGAAAACCTCCTGCCACTCAAAACGGTAGGCTATCAAGAAATTTTTGATTATTTAGATGGAAAATGGGACTTAGAAACGGCTATTTCAATGATTCAACAAAACACTAGGCGATTTGCCAAACGACAACTCACTTGGTTTAGAAAAGATAAAGACTTTATTTGGATTGACGTTTCGAAAACGGATGCTAAAGAAAAGATAATTGCCCTTATTGAAGGTTAG
- the hisG gene encoding ATP phosphoribosyltransferase, protein MSISSNRLKIAIQKSGRLSEKSLALLKECGIQITTSPNALRAEASNFPLEILFLRDDDIPEYVQDGVADVGIIGENVMLEKGKKLELIDKLGFAKCRLSLAVPRATEYKDVSFFDGKRIATSYPKILADYFKEKNVNAEIHMISGSVEIAPSIGLSEGVCDIVSSGSTLLSNGLKEVETVLKSEAVLVANPTFNGEKRKNFEKLLFRMQSVRRSNKNKYILLNAPKSKVEEVISVLPGLKSPTVMPLADENWVSVHTVINEDDFWNKIDALKDAGAEGILVVPIEKMIV, encoded by the coding sequence ATGTCTATTTCTTCTAATCGTTTGAAAATAGCGATACAAAAATCAGGTCGTTTGAGTGAAAAATCACTGGCTTTACTCAAAGAATGTGGAATCCAAATCACGACAAGCCCTAATGCGCTTCGTGCAGAAGCCTCTAATTTTCCTTTAGAAATTTTATTTTTAAGAGATGATGATATTCCAGAATACGTACAAGATGGTGTAGCAGATGTGGGAATCATTGGCGAAAATGTAATGCTTGAAAAAGGTAAAAAGCTAGAACTTATCGACAAACTAGGCTTTGCAAAATGCCGTCTTTCACTTGCTGTTCCTAGAGCAACAGAATATAAAGATGTTTCATTTTTTGATGGAAAACGCATAGCTACATCTTACCCAAAAATTTTGGCAGATTATTTCAAAGAAAAAAATGTCAATGCTGAAATTCACATGATTAGTGGTTCGGTTGAAATTGCTCCAAGTATCGGACTTTCAGAAGGTGTTTGTGATATTGTAAGTTCTGGAAGCACGCTTTTAAGCAACGGACTAAAAGAAGTAGAGACCGTTTTGAAGTCAGAAGCTGTATTGGTAGCTAATCCAACTTTTAATGGAGAAAAACGCAAAAACTTTGAAAAACTTTTGTTCAGAATGCAGTCTGTAAGGCGTTCTAATAAAAATAAATATATTCTTCTGAATGCTCCGAAATCCAAAGTAGAAGAGGTTATTTCTGTTCTCCCTGGTTTGAAAAGCCCAACAGTTATGCCTTTGGCTGATGAAAACTGGGTTTCTGTTCATACAGTTATCAATGAAGACGATTTTTGGAATAAGATAGATGCGCTAAAAGATGCAGGTGCAGAAGGAATTTTAGTTGTTCCGATTGAAAAAATGATTGTGTAG